A single genomic interval of Heterodontus francisci isolate sHetFra1 chromosome 45, sHetFra1.hap1, whole genome shotgun sequence harbors:
- the LOC137356453 gene encoding histone H2A.J-like — MSGRGKTGGKSRAKPKSRSSRAGLQFPVGRVHRHLRKGNYAERVGAGAPVYLAAVLEYLTAEILELAGNAARDNKKSRIIPRHLQLAVRNDEELNKLLGGVTIAQGGVLPNIQAVLLPKKTSAQSTKGK; from the coding sequence atgtctggaagagggaagaccggtgggaaatctcgggccaaacccaagtctcgctcctcccgggctggattgcagttcccggtcggccgtgttcaccgccacctcagaaaggggaactatgctgagcgggtgggtgccggagccccggtctatctggctgctgtgctcgaatatctgacagctgaaatcctcgagctggccggcaacgcggcccgggacaacaagaagagccgcatcatccccagacacctgcagctggccgtccgcaacgacgaggagctcaacaagctgttgggaggggtgaccatcgctcagggcggggtgctgcctaatatccaggccgtgctgctgcccaagaaaaccagcgctcagagcacgaagggcaagtga